The following are from one region of the Abiotrophia defectiva ATCC 49176 genome:
- a CDS encoding MazG nucleotide pyrophosphohydrolase domain-containing protein, protein MTDLNLAALEAYLAEHYGDWGQEQGLFIKLVEEMGEIAELLNIRAGRKQGKGQDTDQELVTELADLIHYAVAIAAINGLDLSKAIIEKDIQAAIKYQHERNLADFLAEWKQRP, encoded by the coding sequence ATGACAGATTTGAATTTGGCAGCTCTAGAGGCCTATCTAGCGGAGCATTATGGTGACTGGGGTCAGGAACAGGGCCTCTTCATTAAGCTAGTAGAGGAAATGGGTGAAATAGCCGAGCTACTCAATATTCGTGCGGGGCGCAAGCAAGGCAAGGGCCAGGATACCGACCAGGAACTGGTGACTGAGCTGGCGGACCTGATTCATTATGCGGTGGCCATTGCGGCCATCAATGGCTTGGATTTAAGCAAGGCCATCATCGAGAAGGATATTCAGGCAGCCATCAAGTACCAGCATGAGCGTAATCTGGCTGACTTCTTAGCAGAATGGAAACAGCGGCCATGA
- a CDS encoding DNA alkylation repair protein, which yields MQDYIKRLEAEFSLIEKGFKEEEKRAQADYASQDSDYIKRLAMQAYQSETYQVRMYAVFLMGYLSQQEDILNYLREQVCLDPNWRVQEVLAKALDHYCKTTGYPAALPVVDEWLGHSQANTRRAVTEGLRIWTSRPYFKDHPQEAIGRIAGLKRDPSDYVRKSVGNALRDISRKFPDLIQAELATWTLDGKDIQQVHKLASKFLIA from the coding sequence ATGCAAGACTATATCAAGCGCCTGGAGGCGGAGTTCTCACTGATTGAAAAAGGCTTCAAGGAAGAGGAGAAAAGGGCTCAAGCGGATTACGCCAGTCAGGATTCGGACTATATCAAGCGATTGGCCATGCAGGCCTATCAATCAGAAACCTATCAAGTGCGCATGTATGCCGTCTTCCTCATGGGCTACCTGTCCCAGCAAGAGGACATACTGAATTATTTGAGAGAGCAGGTCTGTCTGGACCCTAACTGGCGGGTCCAGGAAGTATTAGCCAAGGCCTTGGACCATTACTGCAAGACCACAGGTTACCCAGCAGCCTTGCCGGTCGTTGATGAATGGCTAGGCCATAGCCAAGCTAATACCAGACGGGCTGTAACGGAGGGGCTGAGAATTTGGACTAGCCGGCCTTACTTTAAGGACCATCCCCAGGAAGCCATTGGGCGTATCGCTGGCTTGAAGCGGGATCCCAGTGACTATGTCCGCAAGTCGGTCGGCAATGCCCTGAGGGACATTAGCCGGAAATTTCCTGATCTCATTCAAGCGGAGTTAGCAACTTGGACCTTGGACGGCAAAGACATCCAGCAGGTTCATAAGCTAGCTAGCAAATTTCTCATTGCATAA
- a CDS encoding thioredoxin family protein, which yields MQALQAHEDLAQLKAQSQLLILQFGRPQCAPCASLALRLDEWAQSHPQATLRYIDLSQWPQVAAQEQILSAPTLQVYIDGRRYLQEAGYFSLDLLLDKLDYYWELRQDRP from the coding sequence ATGCAAGCACTCCAAGCCCACGAAGACTTGGCCCAACTCAAGGCTCAGTCTCAGCTCCTCATTCTCCAATTCGGTAGACCCCAATGCGCGCCCTGCGCTAGCTTGGCCTTGAGACTGGATGAATGGGCTCAAAGCCATCCCCAGGCTACCCTACGCTATATCGACTTAAGCCAGTGGCCCCAAGTAGCCGCCCAGGAACAAATCCTGTCCGCGCCCACCTTACAAGTATACATTGATGGGCGCCGCTACCTGCAAGAAGCTGGCTATTTTAGCCTGGACCTCTTGCTAGACAAGCTGGATTACTACTGGGAACTACGTCAAGATAGACCATAA
- a CDS encoding DUF1294 domain-containing protein, which translates to MMTYIWLYLVLINLLTAAVYIWDKHQAVARHWRVPEARLLGLAAIGGALGALLAMQVWRHKTHKWLFALGVPLMLVLQAVLLIFLVFEWLPKLGR; encoded by the coding sequence ATGATGACCTATATTTGGCTCTATCTTGTTCTGATTAATCTGCTGACGGCTGCTGTCTATATCTGGGATAAGCATCAAGCTGTGGCGCGCCACTGGCGGGTGCCGGAAGCCCGCCTATTAGGCCTAGCTGCCATAGGAGGTGCCCTGGGCGCCCTCCTGGCCATGCAGGTTTGGCGCCACAAGACCCACAAGTGGCTTTTTGCCCTGGGGGTCCCTCTTATGTTAGTGCTTCAGGCCGTCCTTCTCATTTTCCTTGTATTTGAGTGGCTCCCTAAGTTAGGGCGTTAA